The Ananas comosus cultivar F153 linkage group 20, ASM154086v1, whole genome shotgun sequence region TGATGCAAGGATTGCAAGAAATCTGCTATCCATCCCTACACCTTTTTATGtagaaattctatttaaaaaaataaaaaacaaacaaacacaaTACCAAACGAGGCCTTCGCCAATAATTTATTGGGTAGCAGAAATTTCAAAGTAGATAAGTTTTTTGGCTGCTATCTTTGCTGcattactttcttttttctttatatttctcCAGACATATCCTCTTCATTTCCCTCCCTCTAGTTCTCTATCTATCCTCTTTCATTGAAGTTGATAATTTCCCTTCATTCCATCTATTTCACTTTAGACTCCAGCATTTTTTCCGCAAAAGTCTCTTTTCTGTAAAGTTCTGAATTTCGTCCATATCAATAGATATAACAGGGGCAGGCACTTATTTGACATCAGCAAACCTATAGTCTAGTAAGCAAGAAGCTATATACTTTTGTACTTTTGCCGAAGGAGATTACATTAGTAAAAAAACCTAGACATAGAAAAGTGGTTATCTTTGAAGATTGTAACGAGAAAACAAGAAAGCCTATCCAAACTCTTTTACCTAAAGTCCCAACTTATTATAGAATCTTGCCTTCGCAAAAACCTCCACTCTCTTGCTACATCCGCATTATACTTTTCTCATACCACaatttcaattttgttgaaatatcataatataactTCCATATCATGCAAATGGATCCTTTATCCTTCACCAGAAGCCTATGAGCTTCCCTTTAAAGGGTATACCTGCATAAAGTTTCCACCAGTAGACGACCTAGGGAGAACTAAATTAACATATAGTTGTTCCATAATTTGAACTCATGATTTAGGTCACAAACCAATGAAACAACTTAACAATGCAGCAAGACCcggacaaaataataataataataataataataataataaccaacCAAAGAGATTATAAACTCTATGCTTGAATTAACGACTCCTGATTCCTGATCTGTTCAAGAAACCACTTCTCTGACATTGTCCAGCTTTGTAATAAGAAGATAAAGGTCCATTATTACCTATACAAATAAGTTTAAATATGGCTTCATTTGTGTGGCTATTACCTGATAACAGATACCATGTTAGGTTACTATAATAATTATCTGCAACAACAGCAAAGGACTGCACATATACAGGCAGCTCAGCACATCCCAACATGCTTTTTAGCCTCGCTGAGACAAGAGAATTATAAAGCACTTTGTACTCTCAGACTGATTAACATGTTGTAGGTTAGCAGAGAACTGAACTATAAGTAATCTATTACTATCAAGTATCAGCGGATATCAAACCACGCAAGCAATGCTAAAAGCAAGATAACCCGTGACATAGAACCGGAACTAAGATAGAAGATGCATACATACCGAACCTTTGAGCAAAGCAACTCTTTGTCCAGCAGTAGCTTCTTTGTCCATGATGGCTTCCTATTTTGTGCTTCTTCGATTTCTTCCTTGCGTCTAGAAATTGTTGCCTCCAATGATTGTAAAGTCGTTGCAGCGAGCCAATCTTGGTTGGGCTGTGAGAAGGATGGAAAACATATAGTTGCAGTATATAACAAtcacaaaacccaaaaagtaAGTAAAAATAGAGGCTTGTCGGGAGAACGCATATCAAAAGTTGGTATGGCAAACCTTTGGACCTTCTAATTGATCATGAACTGACGAGTAATAGCAGGTCTCAGCCCCAGTGTGGCAAGTAGGTCCATCAGGCTTTCCAAGATATATAATCTGAGGACAGATATTGAACTCAACTCAGTTAAGCTTCTAACAATGCAACCcccgaaaaaaataaaaaaggaaaaacagggaaaacaagaacatgaaagaaaagaacaagCTCTTGAGAGCTTGAGTATGGCAAATGCATACTGAATCGCGATCGCAATCGAGAAAAATGTCGAGGACATTGATGAAATTCTTGGAGGTCTCCCCCTTTGTCCACAATGAAGATCGAGATCGGCTGAAGAAAGTAGCCTTTCGAGACAAAATGGTTGTCGCAAGGGCCTCTCGGTTAGCAAATCCCTGCATAAGAATAGCTCCAGTATCTACATTTTGGGCAATGGCAACCACTAACCCCTTGTTGTCCCACTTCACACTGTCCAACAAGGTTTCGACCTAAAGATACATTAGGTAAAAGTATCAAACTATAAGAATCTGATTGTCATCTACTAAAATAAAGAACGTATGTATGTTCGTATAAACAAGCAGTAAGatactgtttaaaaaaaaaaacactcccCTCCTTTTCACTAACTTCTGCTGAGGTGATACATGCAATTTGTGTTGACTTGGAGCAATTTTATGGGTTGTAATTAGCACATTAACCACACttgttttcaaaatttgaaagatcTAGAATTAAACCTTTTCCCATTAACTGTATTTCCTAAAGAAAGTTTTGTGAACCTCAATGTAATGCCCTTCCAATAACTAATTTTTCAAGTAATTTCATTAGAGCGCAGCTATAAGTACGATCACCTTCGTATGCATAattcattttcgatgatagaacttgtgaatcgacgatctataccgttaaatatgatttaaaatacTTGAAcaatctagaaatcaaatttcaagatttttctttttacctcatttaccttacgatcaaaatatctcaaaattgacaattttaacagTTGGTACAAgatgttttctcatttaacatAGTAGAATAAACTTTAACATAGTAGAATAAAcagaattggttgaatttttttatagaaaattctatcaaaattggTCACTCCAATATTGAAACGAAGATTCCGATCCTCTACTTCTAAAAGGTAGCTTGATTTTAATAGTTCATCTTATATCCGAttgatgaacttgataataattttcaaaaaatacaaaattcgtatcaagatatttcaaaaattctaaatcaTTTTTAATGGTGTTGATCATCCATCCGAAGATCATCATCAAAAACTACTTGTGAAAAAGGTTTCGATCACCCTCTCCGAATACTAATTCCCAAAGAAGTTTCGGTGGCCTACAAGTAATCACCAATTGAAAATAGAAGGTCTAATTtgagtaattttttttggtttttggtgtCAAACAAAGATCAAATCAAACCAAAGAATAGTCAGATCAGATTAAGACagtatataagtatatataaaaattttaaaaaaaagaacgaaattTGGATCGATGGAtccatcgatcgatcgatcgatgaaCAGTGGTGATAACGAATCCATCCCAAGTAGATCTCGGGACGATGATGGGGGCAACAACAAAGAGGAGAAAAGGGGGTGCGAATGTTGGGAGGTGTACCTTGGAATCATAGCGAAGCGCTTCTTCGTTcccagcagaagcagaagcagaagcggaagcggaagcggaagcagAAGCGGAAGCAGAAGCGGAAGTAGAAGCAGAGATGGGAGCGTggagctgctgcttcttcttctccttcacaGCGAGGAGGCGGCCGCGGCTTACAGGAAAAGcaacaccgccgccgccgccgccgccgccgccgccgactccGACGCCGGGTAAGGAGAGGCGTGCTAACGCCGCCGCCTCCatgagaaaggagagagaagaagagaggtctgaggagagagagagagagagagagagagagagagagggagagagcataGATGTAGGGgttttctttttgcatttagccccctccaAACTTTTTTATTGTAGAATTCACCCCACAAAAATTATAAACGGAAATATGTATAAACATCCCTCAACTATTACCCGTTTTGATGTGACTacttaatctttaaaaattttgattttactgtctctttaaattcaaaatttcaatgaGTCGATTATCTTTATGGATTTAGTcggtatattttataaaattcataaaattgtgaatctattaaaataaataattagcttaaattttacatccgaataattattaaataaattaaatcaaataaattgagagATTgagtactaaaattaaaattttgaaaggttggataatcaaattaaaattgtatgtggttcagataaattttatacatttgttttaattttaaatacaaaataatcatATATTGTCTAAATCGGTGCCACGTGAATAGCAGATATACTGTGTTTACGTAATACTTTTTTAATACGGTAAACTAATTAACACTCACACCACGTAAATTTATATATTGTGATAAAATTACTCCCTCCTCCCAACcatcaataaattaaaaaaaaaaatttaaataggggggtgtttggttttcctaaaatattctaaaaaataatttctgaaaaatatttttcgtccatttatttttctaaaggaataatttttcaaaacaatttctaatttttgtaaaaaaataattgttttttgttttttcttttttttttaaggaaaacgaaaactactgaaaaaaatattttgggttAAATATCAATATATCCTTATTTTCTAGCTAGGTGGAGAAAGGGaatagagagagataaaaaactgaaaaaaaaattgacgaaaattaataaaatttaattaaaagaatatttttgttaGATATTAAAAGCTTACAGATGTAAATAAGTAAACTTAAAATCTGAAGagatatataacaatattttaaaaagcagATCGAATAGTAACCCAAAAATGTTACTGGGTTCAACAGTCACTTATTCAACCAGTGAGTAAACCATCGGTTCAACCAATAACGTCAACATaacatcataaatatttaattattatttaaattttactgtataaataaaacatatgcatatataattattctagTCTATAAACTCTTATGAATCCCCGTTCTCTTTTGTCCACGTGGCAACATTAGCTTAATCTAATCTTCTGTGGGCCCTACCTGTCATCTTAAGGCACTCTGTTATTTAATTAGTGGGTGGGGCCCACCCAactaaattttttcatttaatcTTCCCTACTTCTAATTAATTTCGTCTTCCTCCCCGGGCTTCTTCGCTCGCTCCTCTAGGTGCCGCTCCGACTCCTGTTCCCTCTCTGGACGTACTGTTGGGCTGAGTTCATGGCCGGACTTCTTGCCGTCGCGCCCGTTCCCTTTGGCAACGCTTCGTTTCGTTCGCCCCCTAGATGCCGCTCCAACTTCTATTCCCTCTCTAGATGGAATGTTGGGCCGAGTTCATAGTCGTCCCTTCTTCCGATCACGCCGTTCCTGTTAGCGGTGCTTCGTTTCGGCTTATTCATTCCCTCCGGCCACGAAAATGGCTCGGATTCATCCTCCGTGATCCTTTCTTGCTGCCTATATAATatggctctgtaaaaattttatttgcaaaaaaaaaaccctatttcTCTCTTACGAagccataatttttttactggAGACGAAGCCATATATTCGAAGTTTGAAATCCTTCATTCTGTTGGATTTCTGCACATTTCTTGCTATAGTTAGAAGCAGGGACGAAGCCAGGATTTAATTCTGGGGggccaaaaatatattatgcaaaatatattaataaaacaaactatatataataaaaatttgaagtacacaaatacaaaaaaaaactttaaaaattttacgtaCCATACAAAAATTAGAATAGTGCTCGGCGCTCCTTCAAGTCACGAAATCCATCAATGATTGAATCAATAGTAAACTTCTCGGCAATTTCTCTTTNttaaataatttagactactggtattagatataaatattaattttataatattgagcattcacatataaattgtacattaaaaaataaaaaaaattgatacagctttagttaattttatatttgacgtatattaattgcgagaatcacaaacaataatttctcttctcattcactaactactggaggactacgatacctactaaaattatttcactaattaATGGGGCACTATTATAcccactaaaattttttgatgtaaaTATTGTaccatttaaattctgaaattaatttttataactaatttttaaaattaaattttaaaaataattatctgCAGCATCGCACGGATCTCTTAACTAGTTTAGAACTATAAGAGAATCTCAACTGTCGAATGCGTTGAAAGATAATATATGGACGTCACTCACATAGTCTCATTTAATTAGTGTAATCGTGCGTTTAGATGCTTCAATGttactttattttttgtagACCTAGTTAATGTTTCATTGTTTCCATTGACCCAAAACTATAGCAGCTGCAGATGATGCAACAAGGTAATGGCACAAGCTGTTcagaatataatattttgaaattattgcATGTACCTGTTGCACCATACACCACGCTCTTAAAACCCTAACtataaaaagcataaaaaaaaattaatcgaaATTTAATGATCAAATATTGGATATATATGTTCTATAACTTTGtcaaagagatatatatatatatatatatatatatatatagaNNNNNNNNNNNNNNNNNNNNNNNNNNNNNNNNNNNNNNNNNNNNNNNNNNNNNNNNNNNNNNNNNNNNNNNNNNNNNNNNNNNNNNNNNNNNNNNNNNNNAAAGAGAAGAAATCACTTCCTATAAAGTATCAAAAAGAAAGACAATTAAACCTGCTATCACCTGAGCACTCATAAGTTTCTGGAAATAATCCATACTACATAACATTGAAAAGTACATATCAAACCTCATTAACTTCAAATGAGTCTCAAACGCAAGAAGATTACATTATAAAACTATTGACAATTACTATTAGAATACTAATCAAAAGTACCAGCAACTCTCAATCATGGCTCAAGAGTTAAATGAATTCAATTGCACTATTAAGGTTCATTGAAAATATATCTTTCTCATGCACAATGTAACCATCAAACTCGAACAAAAACCAAGCTACTATTCTAGTAAAAGTTAGGTGAGATCCGCATAAGACATTAATAAATGATAAAGGACATCTAAAACTAACCACATTGTAAAACATCAAATTCTGTTCATATTTGACAAAGACTTTGCCTGAAAACTAAGAACAAATGTAGCACTTTGGTATATCTCAAAACATTTAAAACCCCACTAATCTAACAAACTAATATTCTTATTCAACAAATTATTGCTGACCATAACCATTACATCGAATATGAGTAAGAAAAGAGTACGTAAGAAATGCATTTAAacacatttaaaaataaaaaaaaaaaatggtatacCATTGCACAAAAGGATGCTGGTGGAATGGGACATCATAACGACACTCAGCACGGTACATGCCAAGGCCCAAGCAGTAAGCTGCTTATATTGTCGATTTCAAAAGAAGAATAGAACCATCTCCTCTTAATCCTTATTCAACATATAAAGTCAAGGCAAATAACATGAAAAAGCAAATCACAAAAGTAGTTGCCTTTGGAAATTCAGTCGATTTATTGGAAGAACTATTAGTGTGAGAATGAGGCAGGGAAGCCTTATTTTTACAACCACACGCTTGACAAATATGATGTTTACAATACCTGGCATGCTGTTTACATAGCAGAATGCGTCTGATCGGAACAATAAACCACCAGCTTTTCAAGGGACTTTCTTCCAGCCTTCAATAAAATTTTGTCTCTTGCAGCTAATAGAACTACAAGGACAGCTTCGCTCGCTGTTCCTTGGATTACCGTTCCACCTCGCCCTGCAAGATGATCATCAAATATCAGCCAAAACGAAGCAGAGAAGGCAGGGAAACTAAAGGGATCTTTTTGCATATACACCCATAGCGAAAGCTCCAGAGATTTTGTTTTACCAAATACCTAGCCGCGGCTTCCCAGAGTAACGAAGCCATTCCGAAAGCCAGCGAAATAGGCATTAACAGCATCGCAATTCTTATCTGTTGAAAAGAACTGCTCAGGCAGCTTAAGGATTTAGCGAACCAATCTAAAACGAGCATCTCCAGCTCCGTCGCGACAGAAGACGCTATCCAACTGAACCCAACAATATTGAAGCCGGCGCTGAGCATCTCTCCTAGGAACCCAGCAGTGCTGCTATTAGACGGATAATAAGCAAAATAATCGGGGCTCTGCCGATGGGTGATGCCTGGTATTATCTTCTGACGTATATCTACGCACGCAAAACATTTCTGAATACGCATATCCCTATTCTCGCAAATATAAGAAGGCTTAATCAAAACAGAGAAGAGAATCTCGCGTTGTGAAGTACAGTGAAGTAGTTTCACCGTCGAAAACATCTTCGAGATTTTCAGGCTTGCTGGGAGCCGAATCAGGTAGAAGCTCCTTAAGATATCCTGGCTGCAGGGAAAGGTACTAAgttatagattaaaaaaaaaaaaagattaacacAAACATGAAAAGGAAAACCAACCATCTTGTCGtgcaaaaatgaaaacaacAAAGTATCACAGGAGATGCCAacgaaaaaaaacaaatttacacCAATCATCGAGATTAATTTCAAAGAACAGTTTTTGTAGACTGAAATTGTAAGTtctaatttgaagtttctacttctatcataaataataataacaatgagAAAGGATGTTAGAGCTTCCTCGagaagttttattcaaattaatcTAATTTCAACTAATCCAATCTGGAATCTCCTACTAGTTATTAATGGAACTGTAGCCTCATTTGCCAAATTTGACAAAACTGCAATTGAACTTAACAAAATTCATCATTTAACATgctaaaataactcaaatcaaaacaattGGAAGCTGAGATTTAAAAATGGGCTTTAACAAAATGGGATTTTCCATAAATTTTGAGGAGCAAAATCTCTCACCATGAGTCGAGATAAAAATGGGCTTTACCTCAACTTGGCTAAGAACGGGAAAAGATTCGCTCATTTTGTAGTAATCGGCGATGAAATCGACCACCATTTTGTGGGCGTACTCCCTCAGCTGCTCTGAATCCATCGGCTTCAACTCGTTCTCCCTTGAAGAAGCATCAAAATAAAGTTTATattaaaagaggaaaaaaaaaaaaaagaaagaagaaaaatcagaGATTTAAGAATGAAAATATTAGAGTTAAATACTAACTGTTGgataaaatcaattaaatattcaaaaatataagTCGCAAAAATCTCATAGATTTTTACGTACCTCTTTTGTGGTGCGGAATTAATATTGTGATTACCAGGATCTGATCTTgtcttgttttacgaactcgttgatccgccaacgtcctgtctcaatttgttgcGTGTTGTTCTTTctcgttgcaatccggctactagagtcgatcgccgcacaccgcccaaatccctagggtttatgatggtgccctagagcgaacccaagagagagaattttttgtggagagatgattattatttttttcgttgttttgtatgtggtcaatacctcatgtatttataggccATCAGGgagatattaatcctaatcatattctaactaaatctcacatagatagagatttaaacagattaggatttatctattagatttattccttatcccaagtggactaggaatataacagataattataaatatttatttcttatcccatatggattagaaatattttagataagtcccaATGTGGACGAATCCTAACACTAACATTGGagatggaagagagagaagaagaagaagaagaagaagaagaagattagtGTTGGGAGAAACGGAGGGAgtcggagagagagagtgtaatgGGGCGGATGATTTTGTAATGGTGTGGGAGGTGGTGTTAGCTAATCCTACCCCAAATGAGCTATCCCGGAATAGCccatttggggtggggttagctaccccaccccaccccactactctacccaaacaaaacactattttacctattattttttttatcccacctacttcaaccaaacactattttatctatgCCCGGACTAAACCCAATactcaaccaaatacaaaattactctaaccccaccttaaccctgaacttaactctatccctgaaataacaaTTTTTTACTTAACTCTGAACCAAACGGTTCAAGGTTCCCTCTGCGTTTGGTTCtgggataaataaaaattgcttatttatacaaatttatatataagcagtaactaaattaattttacgtttaaataaaaattaagttgttattaagaataaaataaatagtatttggatggttaaattggaacaagaaaaatataagagttaaaattaattattaataattaattagctaattaattacaaataataaattaattaattaattactttattatttaagcaatagataaaatgattaaatatattaattagattaattaataatttaatactataattaaaattaaatttaaattttaattgatctTGTTCTCACTTGAGAACAAGTTTGGTTTAGGAAAAAAGATGGAACAATAGTTTGAGGCTTATACCggattataccagcttattctaGAGATCCGAGAAGTACTATTCTCGAATACCAATACAGCGTTTGGAAACAAGGGCGGGAACAATGGCATATTCCCCCCTTATTTACGAACCAAACGCCTCCTTACTATTccttaatttcttataattcaTATGAAAAGatccttaaaaataataaaaatatatcaaaaattattttttctatgtaTAACATGTcagaataatttgatcatttagTCCTCTTCATCAACGTTCGTAAGTTttcgaaaataattttgaaaatttaaaaagacaatacaggtttttaaaagttagaaaaaaggtaaaaataatgatatttacAAGAGATTTTTTGtagtttaacttttaaattatctaTATTGAAGAGTGTagattaatttcatgaataatTAGCAGCGGAATCATTCTTTATGAAGCAATTTTCTATGCATTCAAGTGCAAGAAAATTTTGCAGCAATCAATAACAGGGTTATTCTCTGCACAGTTGGTTAGACAAAATTTTTATACGGTGCTCCacatagaatttttataaatcgGAGCTTTTAATTGGACAGTAAAACTcgtaaataatttaaatctataaatcaactaattaaatcctaaaaagttttaatttgtatttttaaatttttaaatctttttgtttgaattatttaataatattatattttaaaatttaaatgtataatttatttttacaagctTAATTAATATGTTTTACATA contains the following coding sequences:
- the LOC109725854 gene encoding histidine biosynthesis bifunctional protein hisIE, chloroplastic isoform X1; translated protein: MEAAALARLSLPGVGVGGGGGGGGGGVAFPVSRGRLLAVKEKKKQQLHAPISASTSASASASASASASASASASAGNEEALRYDSKVETLLDSVKWDNKGLVVAIAQNVDTGAILMQGFANREALATTILSRKATFFSRSRSSLWTKGETSKNFINVLDIFLDCDRDSIIYLGKPDGPTCHTGAETCYYSSVHDQLEGPKPNQDWLAATTLQSLEATISRRKEEIEEAQNRKPSWTKKLLLDKELLCSKVREEAGELVQTLLEGEDRSRTASEMADLLYHSMVLLTAKDVKIEEVLEVLRRRFARSGIEEKNSRK
- the LOC109725854 gene encoding histidine biosynthesis bifunctional protein hisIE, chloroplastic isoform X2, whose translation is MEAAALARLSLPGVGVGGGGGGGGGGVAFPVSRGRLLAVKEKKKQQLHAPISASTSASASASASASASASASASAGNEEALRYDSKVETLLDSVKWDNKGLVVAIAQNVDTGAILMQGFANREALATTILSRKATFFSRSRSSLWTKGETSKNFINVLDIFLDCDRDSIIYLGKPDGPTCHTGAETCYYSSVHDQLEGPKPNQDWLAATTLQSLEATISRRKEEIEEAQNRKPSWTKKLLLDKELLCSKRGGWRTRSDTA
- the LOC109725466 gene encoding tyrosine decarboxylase 1-like isoform X1, with the translated sequence MDSEQLREYAHKMVVDFIADYYKMSESFPVLSQVEPGYLKELLPDSAPSKPENLEDVFDDIRQKIIPGITHRQSPDYFAYYPSNSSTAGFLGEMLSAGFNIVGFSWIASSVATELEMLVLDWFAKSLSCLSSSFQQIRIAMLLMPISLAFGMASLLWEAAARARWNGNPRNSERSCPCSSISCKRQNFIEGWKKVP
- the LOC109725466 gene encoding tyrosine decarboxylase 1-like isoform X2; translated protein: MDSEQLREYAHKMVVDFIADYYKMSESFPVLSQVEPGYLKELLPDSAPSKPENLEDVFDDIRQKIIPGITHRQSPDYFAYYPSNSSTAGFLGEMLSAGFNIVGFSWIASSVATELEMLVLDWFAKSLSCLSSSFQQIRIAMLLMPISLAFGMASLLWEAAARYLGEVER